From the Pontiella agarivorans genome, one window contains:
- a CDS encoding alpha-L-fucosidase, which translates to MMKQVLLGMVLMAGLAGAEEYRADWNDLNRYPQAEWISEAKFGLYWHWNYNSIAGFNGWYGRNMYNGPDGYVFKYHKEKHGNPAEFGYKDFAPLFTAEKFSAKQWVEDAERIGAKFIVGMAVHHDGFDLYDSSYTPWNSVDKPPHIDVIGELAKEARKKGFKFGATSHLAWNWTYFSSFMYPDKYDAKEAPELYNIHDPEKGPSEAWVKEWYARTTELIDKYELDFLWFDFGTKDKGFSDQYTAKLTAHYYNKSVEWGKTVALATKIGFENRKSQVHGVEHGKFGYIRYPQWMSDSTLNKGWFYMGAEEDPKQITGEFWLYQLIDIVSKNGTLLLNIGPQADGSWKEEWKQELFRMGDWLKLNGEAVYGTKPWHRYGEGPTHDGDAEHYNLGRNLTKDDVRFTRKENVLYAIVCGWRNEPIHIRSLGKNELPDLGINSITMLGSGERIKWDLKDDALRISFPEKPPCEYAYVFKIEGKGLFPERAPEYLPVHVEPPKEKVAALRISLPGHKQQLSIAEVVAVGRSNWAKINRVPEAEITMSSCETDPMLAADLNMNGHPNMHSVARSETETDPWMLVTLPEPMNILDLEVLGGMENWDAFSKNGKIEALDADGKVIHTWRVKACLEVQKAATDYLGLSG; encoded by the coding sequence ATGATGAAACAGGTGTTGTTGGGAATGGTATTGATGGCCGGGTTGGCGGGAGCGGAAGAATACCGCGCCGACTGGAATGATCTGAACCGTTACCCGCAGGCGGAGTGGATCAGTGAAGCGAAGTTCGGGCTGTACTGGCATTGGAATTATAATTCGATTGCCGGGTTCAACGGCTGGTACGGACGGAATATGTATAACGGTCCGGACGGGTATGTTTTTAAATACCATAAGGAAAAACACGGTAATCCGGCGGAGTTCGGCTATAAGGATTTTGCCCCGTTGTTTACGGCTGAAAAATTCAGTGCAAAGCAGTGGGTGGAGGATGCTGAGCGGATCGGTGCGAAGTTTATTGTCGGTATGGCGGTGCATCACGACGGATTCGACCTTTATGATTCAAGCTATACCCCCTGGAATTCGGTGGATAAGCCTCCGCATATCGATGTGATCGGCGAGCTGGCGAAAGAGGCCCGGAAAAAAGGGTTCAAATTCGGTGCCACCTCCCATCTGGCCTGGAACTGGACTTATTTCAGTTCGTTTATGTATCCGGACAAATATGATGCGAAGGAGGCTCCGGAGCTTTACAATATTCATGATCCTGAAAAAGGGCCGAGCGAAGCCTGGGTGAAGGAATGGTATGCGCGGACCACGGAGCTGATTGATAAATATGAGCTCGATTTTCTCTGGTTCGATTTCGGAACAAAAGACAAGGGGTTCAGCGATCAGTATACCGCTAAGCTTACCGCGCATTATTATAATAAATCGGTGGAGTGGGGAAAAACGGTGGCACTGGCCACCAAGATCGGTTTTGAAAACCGCAAAAGCCAGGTTCACGGTGTGGAGCATGGGAAATTCGGATATATCCGCTATCCGCAGTGGATGTCCGACAGTACCCTGAATAAAGGCTGGTTTTACATGGGTGCTGAAGAGGATCCTAAACAGATAACCGGAGAATTCTGGCTGTATCAGCTTATCGATATCGTCTCCAAAAACGGTACGCTGCTGCTGAATATCGGCCCGCAGGCGGATGGCTCATGGAAGGAAGAGTGGAAGCAGGAACTTTTCCGTATGGGGGACTGGCTGAAACTGAACGGTGAAGCGGTGTACGGAACGAAACCGTGGCATCGCTACGGGGAAGGTCCGACGCATGACGGAGATGCGGAACATTATAATCTCGGCCGGAACCTGACCAAAGACGATGTGCGGTTTACGCGTAAAGAGAACGTACTTTATGCCATCGTTTGCGGATGGCGGAATGAGCCGATTCATATTCGTTCGCTCGGGAAAAACGAGCTTCCGGACCTTGGAATAAATTCCATCACAATGCTGGGTTCCGGTGAGCGGATAAAATGGGATCTGAAGGATGATGCGCTACGTATTTCTTTCCCGGAAAAACCCCCGTGTGAATATGCCTATGTTTTTAAAATCGAGGGCAAAGGGCTGTTTCCGGAACGGGCCCCGGAATATCTGCCGGTTCATGTTGAACCGCCGAAAGAAAAAGTCGCGGCGCTGCGGATCAGTCTGCCGGGACATAAGCAACAGCTTTCGATTGCAGAGGTCGTGGCGGTTGGGCGTTCAAACTGGGCCAAAATCAATCGGGTGCCGGAAGCTGAAATTACGATGTCATCGTGCGAAACCGATCCCATGCTGGCGGCGGACCTGAATATGAACGGCCATCCGAACATGCATTCCGTGGCCCGTTCTGAAACTGAAACCGATCCGTGGATGCTGGTGACCCTTCCTGAGCCGATGAACATTCTGGATCTGGAAGTTCTCGGTGGTATGGAAAACTGGGATGCGTTTTCCAAAAACGGGAAAATTGAGGCACTGGATGCAGATGGAAAGGTGATCCATACATGGCGAGTGAAAGCGTGTCTTGAAGTGCAGAAAGCCGCGACGGATTATCTGGGGCTCTCCGGTTGA
- a CDS encoding glycoside hydrolase family protein produces MEEKEYARPEVISDFCRSLTPVGRILVDPDHNIWGCAPIYGPDGKVHVFYSRWKNEAGHEGWLTVSEIAHAVADDPEGPYETVDVPVSGRGGDWWDSMTIHNPTIHKVGHQYVLFYMGNSDGTVMTKRVGMATSESLYGPWERCAEPLILPDPDPNAWNSVCTSNPAFLQHPNGEFWLYYKSWRTADWKKDQDTGDWRNSNRQYGLTVSKELKGPYIKQGEGALINLREKVKDAQSEDAYIWYEDGTFKMLMRDMGFWNHEYGLLFESEDGLHWGEPQIAYRDAFRYFDEPATGAWGEGRFERPQLLMKDGKPEYLFGAYRGGKYGTSTGVVLKLN; encoded by the coding sequence ATGGAAGAAAAAGAATATGCACGTCCGGAAGTGATATCCGATTTCTGCAGAAGTCTGACGCCGGTGGGCCGGATTCTGGTAGATCCGGATCATAACATCTGGGGCTGTGCGCCGATTTACGGACCGGACGGTAAGGTTCATGTTTTTTATTCCCGCTGGAAAAATGAAGCGGGGCACGAGGGATGGCTGACCGTCAGCGAGATTGCCCATGCGGTGGCCGACGATCCGGAAGGACCGTATGAAACGGTCGATGTGCCTGTAAGCGGCCGTGGCGGCGACTGGTGGGATTCGATGACGATTCATAATCCGACGATTCACAAAGTGGGTCATCAGTATGTGCTTTTCTACATGGGGAACAGCGACGGCACGGTGATGACTAAACGCGTCGGCATGGCGACGTCCGAATCGCTGTACGGTCCGTGGGAGCGCTGTGCGGAGCCACTGATTCTTCCGGATCCCGATCCCAATGCCTGGAACTCGGTATGTACGTCCAATCCGGCGTTTCTGCAGCATCCGAACGGGGAGTTCTGGCTCTATTATAAATCCTGGCGTACGGCCGATTGGAAGAAGGATCAGGATACCGGTGACTGGCGTAATTCCAATCGCCAGTATGGCCTGACGGTTTCCAAAGAGCTGAAGGGGCCCTATATCAAACAGGGCGAAGGCGCGCTGATCAATCTGCGGGAAAAGGTTAAAGATGCCCAGAGCGAGGATGCCTATATCTGGTATGAAGACGGCACCTTTAAGATGCTCATGCGGGACATGGGGTTTTGGAATCATGAATACGGACTCCTTTTTGAATCGGAAGACGGGTTGCATTGGGGAGAGCCGCAAATAGCCTACCGGGATGCCTTCCGTTATTTCGATGAACCGGCCACCGGAGCCTGGGGTGAAGGTCGGTTTGAACGACCGCAACTGCTGATGAAAGACGGGAAACCCGAGTATCTGTTCGGGGCTTATCGCGGCGGGAAATACGGCACCTCCACCGGGGTTGTGCTGAAACTGAATTAA
- a CDS encoding MFS transporter codes for MSESIQAKGHKTKAGDKVPVFEKISYGIGLASDHFATVSIMGFLMAFFTDFLNAGIKASIVGAAIAVARLWDAFTDPAAGRISDGCRAKWGRRRPFIFFGSLSMGLFFPVIWMVPQTWSAFAINTWLFITVLVFYTLYSIFSVPYEALGAELTPDYRERTSIFVVRTYVQQVYTLFLYWMMPIAMALATLPHVAGEVEGVRMVSWFIGGVIIVAGIFPSFFCKERYKKIAEKEDHLSFGETCKALLGNKPLLIVIGTICFYLFSIMLSMNLAYFVNTYYVFEGDTLQGTTLSAIDGTFRIFIAIGAAFAIKQLADRIDKHKLLIGCIIILIVGFAGTYFTTLPGRPWLTLVFKPFISIGEVGFWVLVMSLRADVCDWDEFKTGTRNEGMIAAITNWVNKIAITLALALGGVMLEHVIKFDSNIDKPARAAIEQQAEMEWNALPEEEKRVEEDKVYENTWAIVKDIGGQILKFGAQEEVPGVTFEDYKKNLEQKEIMKRNDSGVMQRLRALYTLPQVVALVICFFILIRYPLNSKKMAEIREELEARRGVAK; via the coding sequence ATGTCTGAGAGCATACAAGCAAAGGGTCATAAAACGAAAGCGGGGGATAAAGTTCCTGTCTTCGAAAAAATTTCGTACGGCATCGGTCTTGCATCGGATCATTTTGCGACCGTCAGTATTATGGGATTTCTGATGGCCTTTTTTACGGACTTCCTGAATGCCGGCATCAAGGCTTCCATCGTGGGTGCCGCAATTGCGGTTGCACGGCTTTGGGATGCATTTACAGATCCGGCTGCCGGGCGTATTTCGGACGGATGCCGTGCAAAGTGGGGACGCCGCCGTCCGTTCATTTTCTTCGGGTCACTTTCGATGGGACTCTTTTTTCCGGTGATCTGGATGGTGCCGCAAACGTGGTCTGCTTTTGCAATTAACACCTGGCTCTTTATTACCGTTCTTGTTTTCTATACGCTCTATTCCATTTTTTCTGTTCCATACGAAGCGCTTGGCGCGGAGCTCACGCCGGACTACCGCGAGCGTACAAGTATTTTTGTCGTGCGCACTTATGTTCAGCAGGTGTACACCCTGTTTCTCTATTGGATGATGCCGATTGCGATGGCACTGGCGACACTGCCTCATGTGGCGGGAGAGGTCGAAGGCGTTCGCATGGTCAGTTGGTTCATTGGCGGTGTAATTATCGTTGCGGGTATTTTCCCTTCGTTCTTCTGTAAGGAACGGTATAAGAAAATTGCGGAGAAGGAAGATCACCTCTCTTTCGGAGAAACCTGTAAGGCTCTGCTGGGCAATAAACCGCTGCTGATTGTTATCGGTACTATTTGCTTCTACCTCTTCTCGATCATGCTGTCTATGAACCTCGCCTATTTTGTAAACACGTATTATGTGTTCGAAGGGGATACGCTGCAGGGAACAACGCTCAGCGCGATTGATGGAACATTCCGGATCTTCATCGCAATTGGAGCGGCTTTTGCAATTAAACAGTTGGCCGACCGAATCGATAAACACAAACTGCTGATCGGCTGCATCATCATTCTGATTGTCGGATTTGCAGGAACGTATTTCACCACGCTGCCGGGCCGTCCGTGGCTCACTCTGGTTTTCAAACCGTTCATTTCAATCGGTGAAGTTGGTTTCTGGGTACTGGTTATGTCTTTGCGTGCCGATGTGTGCGACTGGGATGAATTCAAGACCGGAACCCGTAATGAAGGTATGATTGCGGCGATTACGAACTGGGTGAATAAAATTGCAATCACGCTGGCACTGGCGCTTGGCGGGGTCATGCTGGAGCATGTGATCAAGTTTGATTCAAACATTGATAAGCCTGCACGGGCGGCCATTGAACAGCAGGCCGAAATGGAATGGAACGCACTTCCGGAAGAGGAAAAGCGCGTTGAAGAAGACAAAGTCTATGAGAATACGTGGGCGATTGTGAAGGACATCGGTGGCCAAATTCTCAAGTTCGGCGCCCAGGAAGAGGTGCCCGGCGTAACGTTCGAAGACTATAAAAAGAATCTTGAGCAGAAAGAGATCATGAAGCGGAACGATTCCGGTGTCATGCAGCGCCTGCGCGCTTTGTATACGCTTCCTCAGGTGGTTGCTCTGGTGATCTGCTTCTTCATTCTCATCCGCTATCCGCTGAACTCGAAGAAAATGGCTGAGATACGCGAAGAACTTGAAGCGCGCCGCGGTGTAGCAAAGTAA
- a CDS encoding beta-galactosidase has protein sequence MRVFCGIACRKRAARLFRCHFGGLAVALLATANGRSLELVSLNEGALHPSVEFTDTVITNHTGRTIEVYTAGKDEWPNVTFKAVGQPWNLRGYYTVKADFTNLGSAPLYLGIRLDSSSAVATETPQHAQGFELLEPAEMRTISVRLSSEDWVFSEPLELVGMRRPPGGELMDLVNIDQLQIFAGHVHEPGLFAVSNIRAEGSVKKVDPAGYLPFIDTYGQYKHGDWDGKVRSEHDFEKYRLAEEKDLSEHPGLSGLGRFGGWTEGPKLNASGFFRVEKVDGKWWMVDPDGYLFWSTGPTCMNPDFGYTGTEFRETYFEHLPKGGVYDQFYVDCTWAPHGFYNDKIPFKILQFYKLNLYRKYGEDWMDQFVDLSHRRLKSWGMNTVANWALPDVYLKQRTPYVASFFIRGNRELDGSRGYWGKFHDVFDPSFRAVIQSNMTALAEEAADPWCIGFYVDNELSWGYDAMSLAVETLSCPADQPAKQEFIADLKTKYGRIEHLNLAWGSDYDSWRALLDSTDEPDLVRAGEDLRRFYAKICDTYFKTIQEELKAAAPNHLYLGCRFAWVNDTVAVAASRYCDVVSYNKYEHSIRSMRLPHFIDRPMIIGEYHFGSTERGHFHPGLREADTHAGRAGKFKDYMKSALDNPQMVGVHWFQYVDEHITGRADGENYNVGLVDICDTPYPEMVDALREVGAMMYTYRMNKTGFGTEQVSK, from the coding sequence ATGCGGGTGTTCTGCGGCATAGCCTGCCGGAAGCGGGCGGCACGCTTGTTTCGCTGTCATTTTGGCGGTCTTGCAGTTGCTCTGCTGGCAACAGCGAATGGCCGGTCGCTTGAGCTGGTTTCGCTGAATGAGGGGGCGCTGCATCCGTCGGTTGAATTTACGGATACCGTCATTACGAATCACACGGGCCGGACCATTGAGGTTTATACCGCCGGTAAAGACGAATGGCCGAATGTGACGTTCAAGGCGGTTGGGCAGCCGTGGAATCTGCGCGGCTATTATACGGTTAAAGCTGATTTTACAAACCTTGGAAGTGCGCCTCTTTATCTGGGTATCCGCCTCGACAGTTCCAGTGCCGTGGCGACGGAAACCCCGCAGCATGCGCAGGGCTTTGAATTGCTGGAACCGGCTGAAATGCGGACGATCAGTGTACGACTGAGTAGCGAAGACTGGGTGTTTTCCGAACCGCTTGAGCTGGTCGGCATGCGCCGTCCGCCGGGGGGTGAACTGATGGATCTGGTGAATATTGATCAGCTCCAGATTTTTGCGGGGCATGTGCACGAACCGGGGCTGTTCGCCGTTTCGAATATTCGGGCCGAGGGTTCGGTTAAAAAAGTGGATCCTGCGGGCTATCTGCCTTTTATCGATACTTACGGCCAATACAAACACGGGGACTGGGACGGAAAAGTTCGTTCTGAACATGATTTTGAGAAATACCGCCTGGCCGAAGAAAAAGATCTTTCCGAACATCCGGGACTTTCAGGCCTTGGAAGATTCGGGGGCTGGACCGAGGGGCCGAAGTTAAACGCTTCCGGATTTTTCCGGGTTGAAAAGGTGGACGGAAAATGGTGGATGGTGGATCCGGACGGGTATCTGTTCTGGTCGACGGGGCCGACCTGCATGAATCCGGACTTTGGTTACACCGGCACTGAATTTCGTGAAACCTATTTTGAACATCTTCCGAAAGGAGGCGTGTATGACCAGTTTTATGTGGATTGCACCTGGGCTCCGCACGGTTTTTACAACGATAAGATCCCGTTCAAAATTCTGCAGTTTTACAAGCTGAACCTCTATCGGAAATATGGTGAAGACTGGATGGATCAATTTGTGGATCTGAGTCATCGCCGCCTGAAAAGCTGGGGGATGAATACGGTGGCGAACTGGGCGTTGCCGGACGTCTATCTGAAGCAGCGCACGCCGTATGTTGCCAGTTTTTTTATCAGAGGTAATCGTGAGCTGGATGGATCGCGCGGGTATTGGGGCAAATTTCATGATGTTTTTGATCCGTCGTTCCGCGCAGTGATTCAATCGAATATGACCGCGCTGGCAGAAGAAGCCGCGGATCCGTGGTGCATCGGATTTTATGTGGATAACGAGCTGTCGTGGGGCTACGACGCAATGTCGTTGGCTGTTGAAACGCTGTCCTGTCCGGCGGACCAGCCGGCGAAACAGGAATTTATCGCGGATCTGAAGACGAAATATGGACGCATTGAGCATCTCAATCTCGCCTGGGGATCGGACTACGATTCATGGCGTGCGTTGCTGGACTCGACCGATGAACCGGATTTAGTCCGGGCCGGGGAGGATTTGCGGCGGTTTTATGCAAAAATCTGCGACACCTATTTCAAGACGATTCAGGAAGAGCTGAAAGCGGCCGCTCCGAATCATCTCTACCTTGGATGCCGTTTTGCGTGGGTGAATGATACGGTGGCTGTGGCGGCTTCGCGGTATTGTGATGTGGTCAGCTATAATAAATATGAGCACAGCATCCGCAGTATGCGACTGCCGCACTTTATCGACCGCCCGATGATCATCGGGGAATATCATTTCGGATCCACCGAACGGGGGCATTTTCATCCCGGCTTGAGAGAAGCGGATACGCATGCCGGGCGTGCCGGAAAATTTAAGGATTATATGAAAAGCGCACTCGATAATCCGCAGATGGTGGGTGTGCACTGGTTTCAGTATGTGGATGAACATATTACCGGTCGCGCGGACGGGGAAAATTATAATGTAGGACTTGTGGATATCTGCGACACGCCGTATCCGGAAATGGTGGATGCCCTGCGGGAAGTGGGGGCCATGATGTATACATATCGCATGAACAAAACAGGATTCGGTACAGAACAGGTGTCTAAATAA
- a CDS encoding sugar-binding domain-containing protein: protein MSNRKTVSLNGDWKFIKDDVSGAEAADFDAAAWRTVKVPHDWSVEESFSNDWEGATGYLPGGIGWYRKTFQSLETAVTYLHFDGVYNHATVYLNGEKLGDHPYGYSPFYYDISDQVISGENVIAVRVDHSRYCDSRWYTGSGIYRSVELVGTSETHIPVWGTFITTPEISDKKASVNVQIEISSPKDAEVSTTIIDPDGKTVAQGSVAAEALTIQTFEVSSPRKWDVDTPNRYKAICSVFKAGKMVDEYETVFGIRSIRFDADEGFFLNGKNMKIKGVCLHHDGGCVGAAVPKDVWRRRFATLKAGGCNAIRIAHNPGSDEFLDLCDEMGLLVQDEFFDEWDHPKDKRLNQNEQHDDYISRGYTEHFQEWAEKDLKAVMRAHRNHPSIFQWSIGNEIEWTYPRNAEATGFFDMGWEGNYFWEQPPNSIEEIKRLLKELPREEYDIGETAQRLAKWTREMDTSRPVIANCILPSASYESGYADALDIIGFSYRRVIYDYGHENYPKLPLMGTENLGQWHEWKAIEERDFVSGTFLWTGIDYMGEVNGQWPKNTLDSGLLDRAGFEKGSYHMMKTLWCNEPHVHLTSQTLEKSPYVFDASTGFIGEADSNAWKTKTWIWHDVNTHWNYADGEMIAVEVYSNCPSVELFLNGESLGRKKLSDFEDHIYKWAVPYKPGKLEARADGASDLLQTAGVPASIQLCADGMHVIAQLVDAAGIPVKTEERKIFFAVEGGTLIGVDNGSPFNIQDYQSDCIITAQGRCLLIAEGACRVEASAEGLGPVFIEVG from the coding sequence ATGAGCAACAGAAAAACAGTTTCACTTAACGGCGATTGGAAATTTATTAAAGACGATGTTTCCGGGGCGGAGGCTGCGGATTTTGATGCTGCTGCGTGGCGTACGGTAAAGGTGCCGCACGACTGGAGTGTGGAGGAATCGTTTTCCAATGACTGGGAAGGGGCGACCGGTTATCTTCCGGGCGGTATCGGCTGGTACCGCAAAACATTCCAATCTTTGGAAACGGCGGTGACCTATCTTCATTTTGATGGAGTCTACAACCATGCGACGGTGTATCTGAACGGTGAAAAGCTGGGCGATCATCCGTATGGTTATTCGCCATTTTATTATGATATTTCCGACCAGGTGATAAGCGGTGAAAACGTGATTGCGGTTCGGGTGGATCATTCGCGTTACTGTGACAGCCGCTGGTACACCGGGTCTGGAATTTACCGGTCGGTTGAGCTGGTCGGGACATCTGAAACCCATATTCCGGTTTGGGGAACGTTTATTACGACGCCGGAAATTTCGGATAAAAAAGCATCTGTAAACGTGCAGATCGAAATCAGCAGTCCGAAGGATGCTGAAGTTTCAACAACGATTATCGATCCGGATGGAAAGACGGTTGCGCAAGGTTCGGTTGCGGCTGAAGCGCTGACTATCCAGACCTTCGAAGTTTCCAGTCCCCGGAAGTGGGATGTCGATACGCCGAACCGCTATAAAGCCATCTGTTCCGTTTTCAAAGCGGGGAAAATGGTGGATGAATATGAAACGGTGTTCGGTATCCGTTCTATCCGGTTTGATGCGGATGAAGGCTTTTTCCTGAATGGAAAGAATATGAAAATCAAAGGCGTTTGCCTGCATCACGATGGCGGGTGCGTCGGTGCCGCTGTGCCGAAGGATGTGTGGCGCCGGCGTTTTGCCACGCTGAAAGCGGGGGGATGCAACGCGATCCGTATTGCGCATAATCCGGGCTCTGATGAGTTTCTTGATCTGTGCGATGAAATGGGCCTGTTGGTTCAGGATGAATTTTTTGATGAATGGGATCATCCGAAAGACAAGCGCCTGAATCAGAACGAACAGCATGATGATTATATTTCGCGCGGCTATACCGAGCATTTTCAGGAATGGGCGGAAAAGGATCTGAAAGCGGTGATGCGAGCGCACAGAAATCATCCGTCGATATTCCAGTGGAGTATCGGTAATGAAATTGAGTGGACCTATCCACGCAATGCGGAAGCCACCGGTTTCTTCGACATGGGCTGGGAGGGGAATTATTTCTGGGAACAGCCGCCGAATTCCATCGAGGAAATAAAACGGCTGCTGAAGGAGCTGCCGCGTGAGGAATATGATATTGGTGAAACGGCACAGCGGCTGGCGAAGTGGACGCGGGAAATGGATACAAGCCGCCCGGTCATTGCCAACTGTATTCTGCCGTCGGCCAGCTATGAATCCGGATATGCCGATGCACTCGACATCATCGGCTTCAGCTATCGCCGTGTGATATATGATTATGGCCATGAAAATTATCCGAAGCTTCCGCTGATGGGTACAGAGAATCTGGGGCAGTGGCATGAGTGGAAAGCCATCGAAGAACGCGATTTCGTTTCGGGCACCTTTCTGTGGACCGGGATCGATTATATGGGAGAGGTGAACGGGCAGTGGCCCAAAAACACGCTTGATTCCGGACTGCTGGATCGCGCGGGTTTTGAGAAGGGATCATACCATATGATGAAGACGCTGTGGTGTAATGAACCGCATGTACATCTGACATCACAGACGTTGGAAAAGTCGCCCTATGTTTTTGATGCATCGACCGGATTCATCGGCGAAGCAGATTCCAATGCCTGGAAAACGAAAACCTGGATCTGGCACGATGTGAACACCCACTGGAACTATGCTGACGGCGAAATGATTGCGGTTGAAGTCTATTCCAACTGTCCATCGGTGGAGCTTTTTCTGAACGGGGAATCGCTGGGCAGAAAAAAGCTGTCTGATTTCGAAGACCATATATACAAGTGGGCGGTTCCGTATAAACCGGGAAAACTCGAAGCCCGTGCGGACGGGGCGTCGGATTTGCTGCAAACCGCAGGCGTTCCGGCTTCAATTCAACTTTGTGCCGATGGGATGCACGTGATTGCCCAGCTGGTTGATGCGGCGGGAATTCCGGTTAAAACCGAAGAGCGGAAAATTTTCTTTGCGGTTGAAGGCGGTACTCTTATCGGGGTGGATAACGGTTCGCCGTTTAATATTCAGGATTATCAGTCCGATTGTATAATCACGGCACAGGGCCGTTGCCTGCTGATTGCTGAAGGGGCGTGCAGGGTTGAGGCATCGGCGGAAGGCCTTGGTCCAGTTTTTATTGAGGTGGGTTAA